One Gemmatimonadota bacterium genomic region harbors:
- a CDS encoding M23 family metallopeptidase, giving the protein MWYHVGDRVAVGQNTQAAPRPMTIRYATFPVQVDPDATHDFGERAGGMTCQLSAVGWRAGNALVWWDPRTFYQDRDSGARHEATDIMAPRGARVVAARAGRVLETWVHNGETRPGVGWNPQAGHYVRIAASAASGGGTDQYSHLAGPARVRPGERVHAGELLGYVGDTGSAAGTCPHLHLGTRDAAGLAVDMEPQLRVLFAEGGWRSTPALAPVVLAVSLGALGVAASAGAYLWWRRR; this is encoded by the coding sequence ATGTGGTACCATGTAGGCGACCGTGTTGCCGTAGGGCAGAACACCCAGGCCGCGCCGCGCCCGATGACCATCCGCTACGCCACCTTCCCCGTCCAAGTCGACCCCGACGCCACGCATGACTTCGGCGAGCGCGCAGGGGGTATGACGTGCCAGCTGTCGGCCGTCGGCTGGCGCGCCGGCAACGCGCTCGTGTGGTGGGACCCGCGCACGTTCTACCAGGACCGCGACAGCGGCGCGCGCCACGAGGCGACCGACATCATGGCCCCGCGCGGTGCGCGCGTGGTGGCCGCGCGCGCGGGCCGCGTGCTCGAGACGTGGGTCCACAACGGCGAGACCCGCCCCGGGGTGGGCTGGAACCCGCAGGCGGGCCACTACGTGCGCATCGCGGCCTCGGCGGCCTCAGGTGGCGGCACCGACCAGTACAGCCACCTGGCCGGCCCTGCGCGCGTGCGGCCTGGTGAGCGCGTGCACGCGGGCGAGCTGCTCGGCTACGTCGGCGACACGGGATCGGCCGCCGGCACCTGCCCGCACCTCCACCTCGGGACCCGCGACGCGGCCGGGCTGGCCGTTGACATGGAGCCCCAGCTCCGCGTACTCTTCGCGGAAGGCGGCTGGCGCTCAACCCCAGCACTCGCCCCGGTGGTCCTCGCTGTCTCGCTTGGTGCCCTGGGCGTAGCTGCGTCAGCAGGAGCCTACCTGTGGTGGAGGCGTCGATGA